One region of Mucilaginibacter gotjawali genomic DNA includes:
- a CDS encoding S41 family peptidase: MKNQKNNLIAIILLLFFANTTFAQPTISDNQKLASLCKVWGFLKYYHPAVATGKLDWDQALVDHIKLLPAVGTKEQLSSFYIDWIKSLGDVPPCRSCENNLPDSLKRNLDLHWMDDKNIFTDSLSNVLHYIQLNRVQHNYYYAKFTRVGNVGLGNEKEYPGYIYPAAPYRLLSLFRYWNIINYFYPYKYAVGEDWNKVLDEMVPQFNDAADTVAYHMAMLRLVRKINDTHAFFGTDQLREINGKYRSPISLKIINDTVLVTGYYNYIVADKSELLPGDRILKVDGKDVGQLFKEKLQFTYGSNEVTLLRNVVLLLLRGHTGRLDVTYERRGLAATKQLKLYPLGDLKIDTAISKNGTWKMLDNNIGYINLRYLKPDKVDEAMVKFMNTKALIFDIRNYPYDVQNKLAEYIGYATKPPVKITVPDLAFPGVFVPVSRLKAIAPNNNVYKGKIILLVNEETQSHGEFLAMSLQNAPNVVTVGSQTAGADGDVVKIVFPGGYASYMSGLGVYYPDGRETQRVGIAVDIVVKPTAKGIIEGRDEVLEKAISIAAEVK, from the coding sequence TTGAAAAACCAAAAAAACAACCTCATCGCAATCATATTATTGCTATTTTTTGCCAATACCACTTTCGCCCAACCAACCATTTCCGATAACCAAAAACTGGCCTCGTTATGCAAAGTATGGGGCTTTTTAAAATATTATCATCCTGCAGTCGCTACCGGCAAGTTGGATTGGGATCAGGCCCTGGTTGATCATATAAAGCTATTGCCCGCTGTTGGCACCAAGGAGCAATTGAGCAGTTTTTATATCGACTGGATAAAAAGCCTTGGCGACGTGCCGCCCTGCAGATCATGTGAAAATAACCTGCCCGACAGTTTAAAACGCAACCTCGATCTGCACTGGATGGATGACAAGAATATTTTTACCGATTCTTTATCAAACGTCCTTCACTATATTCAACTTAACCGGGTACAGCATAATTATTACTACGCAAAGTTTACCCGGGTGGGGAATGTTGGTTTGGGCAATGAAAAAGAATACCCTGGTTATATTTATCCTGCCGCCCCTTATCGTTTGTTATCGCTTTTCAGGTATTGGAACATTATTAACTATTTTTATCCCTATAAATATGCAGTAGGCGAAGATTGGAACAAGGTGCTGGATGAAATGGTACCACAATTTAATGATGCTGCCGATACCGTCGCCTATCATATGGCAATGTTACGTCTGGTAAGAAAAATAAACGATACCCATGCCTTTTTCGGCACAGATCAACTGCGGGAAATCAACGGAAAATATCGCAGCCCGATCAGCCTGAAAATAATAAATGATACGGTTTTGGTGACCGGATATTACAATTATATAGTGGCTGATAAAAGCGAGCTGCTGCCTGGCGACAGGATATTAAAAGTGGATGGAAAAGACGTTGGCCAATTGTTTAAAGAAAAGCTACAATTCACGTACGGATCAAATGAAGTTACCCTGCTTCGCAATGTTGTGCTGCTTTTGTTGCGTGGTCATACCGGCCGCCTTGATGTAACATACGAACGGAGGGGCCTGGCCGCAACCAAACAGCTAAAACTTTACCCCCTTGGTGATTTAAAAATAGACACAGCTATTTCTAAAAATGGAACCTGGAAAATGCTTGACAATAATATCGGCTACATCAATTTGCGTTACCTTAAGCCGGATAAAGTAGATGAGGCAATGGTGAAGTTTATGAATACCAAAGCACTTATTTTTGATATCAGAAACTATCCGTATGACGTTCAAAATAAGCTTGCCGAATATATTGGCTATGCCACAAAACCACCCGTGAAAATCACCGTGCCCGACCTTGCTTTTCCCGGTGTCTTTGTACCTGTTTCAAGGTTAAAGGCTATTGCACCAAATAATAACGTTTATAAAGGGAAGATCATTCTGCTGGTGAATGAGGAAACCCAAAGCCACGGAGAGTTTTTAGCAATGAGCCTGCAAAATGCTCCGAACGTGGTAACGGTAGGCAGCCAAACCGCCGGCGCGGATGGAGACGTGGTGAAGATTGTTTTTCCGGGCGGTTATGCCTCTTATATGTCGGGGTTGGGTGTATATTATCCCGATGGCCGCGAAACGCAGCGCGTAGGAATAGCCGTGGATATTGTTGTAAAACCAACTGCAAAGGGAATTATTGAAGGCAGAGATGAGGTTTTAGAAAAGGCAATATCTATTGCGGCCGAGGTAAAGTAA
- a CDS encoding Txe/YoeB family addiction module toxin: MKIVFLDQAWDDYLYWQNTDKAMVKKVNSLVKEIERIPFEGSGKPEPLKHNLAGWWSRRITLEHRLVYKIDKDSIVILQCRYHY, translated from the coding sequence ATGAAGATCGTTTTTCTGGACCAGGCATGGGATGATTACCTGTATTGGCAAAATACAGACAAAGCCATGGTAAAAAAAGTCAATTCACTGGTAAAAGAAATTGAACGCATTCCATTTGAAGGCAGCGGGAAACCCGAGCCCTTAAAACATAACCTTGCCGGCTGGTGGTCCAGGCGAATAACTTTGGAGCACAGGTTGGTATATAAAATTGATAAGGATTCGATCGTTATTCTTCAATGCCGGTATCATTATTAA
- a CDS encoding type II toxin-antitoxin system Phd/YefM family antitoxin, whose translation MQVTTYTSFRQKLKSYLDKVRNNHTPLYVTSANGEDVVVLSKSDYESMEETFYLLKSPANASRLLQGIEAYEKGLGKERRLIEE comes from the coding sequence ATGCAGGTTACAACTTACACAAGTTTCCGCCAGAAGTTAAAATCCTATTTGGATAAAGTTCGGAATAACCATACACCACTTTATGTGACGAGTGCAAATGGCGAAGATGTTGTAGTACTTTCAAAATCCGACTATGAAAGCATGGAAGAAACATTTTATCTGCTTAAAAGCCCCGCAAATGCTTCACGGCTATTACAAGGCATTGAAGCCTATGAAAAAGGGTTAGGTAAAGAAAGAAGGCTTATAGAAGAATGA
- the uvrA gene encoding excinuclease ABC subunit UvrA, with protein sequence MIEKTIDLGEQNEVEVYGARVHNLKNIDVSFPRNQLVVITGLSGSGKSSLAFDTIYAEGQRRYMETFSAYSRQFMGGMERPDVDKVSGLSPVIAIEQKTTSKNPRSTVGTITEIYDFMRLLFARTGEAYSYVSGEKMERMSEDQILKTISERFNGQPVNILAPVVKARKGHYRELFEQIRKQGYLKVYIDGAMADVEPKMQVDRYKIHDIDIVVDRLVIEEKDAKRLYTSIQTALKVAKGIIRIADKDNNVFYYSKYLMDPISGISYDEPQPNTFSFNSPYGACDKCNGLGYIFEVDEASVIPNPKLNILNGGLAPIGEYRETWIFQVLKALAKKYEFSLSTPIEKLSRDHLDIILNGSTEMITVAVEYNKWNVQSYQVAFDGIVRMLEEQQERRGDEGMDDMENYRVLKTCTTCEGARLKKESLHFKVDDKNIFELACMDIRTLQEWFANLEGRLTDRQNVIAKEILKEIRARIVFLLDVGLSYLTLDRTAKTLSGGEAQRIRLATQIGSQLMNVMYILDEPSIGLHQRDNERLINALKNLRDLGNTVLVVEHDKDMILHADHVIDMGPAAGVHGGEIVAQGTPAELMKQHTLTTSYINGEREIAIPEKRRAGTGKILSLKKATGHNLKKVSVDFPLGKLIGITGVSGSGKSSLITETLYPILNHHFFRAKKHPLPYEKIEGLEHIDKVIEIDQTPIGRTPRSNPATYTGVFSDIRNLYVQLPESRIRGYKPGRFSFNVKGGRCETCQGAGLKVIEMNFLPDVQVPCEECGGRRYNRETLEVRYRGKSISDVLDMSIEDATTFFEHIPAIYRKVKTLFDVGLGYITLGQSSTTLSGGEAQRVKLATELSKKDTGNTFYILDEPTTGLHFEDINVLLGVLNQLVDKGNTVLVIEHNLDVIKVVDHVIDLGPEGGSGGGKILFSGTPEALCKVKESFTGQFLKKEMKIK encoded by the coding sequence ATGATTGAGAAAACTATCGACCTTGGCGAGCAAAACGAAGTGGAAGTGTACGGGGCCAGGGTACATAATTTAAAAAATATAGATGTTTCTTTTCCGCGTAACCAGTTGGTGGTCATCACCGGCTTAAGCGGCAGCGGAAAATCATCCCTGGCTTTTGATACCATTTATGCCGAAGGGCAGCGCCGGTATATGGAAACATTTTCGGCCTACTCACGCCAGTTTATGGGTGGAATGGAACGGCCCGATGTGGACAAGGTTTCGGGCCTCAGCCCCGTTATTGCTATCGAGCAAAAAACAACCAGCAAAAACCCGCGTTCAACCGTCGGTACCATTACCGAGATTTACGACTTTATGCGTTTGCTTTTCGCCCGTACGGGCGAGGCCTACTCCTACGTAAGCGGCGAGAAAATGGAGCGCATGTCTGAAGACCAGATTCTGAAAACCATATCCGAAAGATTTAACGGGCAGCCGGTAAATATCCTTGCACCGGTGGTTAAAGCCCGCAAGGGCCATTACCGCGAATTGTTTGAGCAGATCCGCAAACAGGGCTATTTAAAGGTTTATATCGATGGGGCAATGGCCGATGTGGAGCCAAAAATGCAGGTCGATCGTTATAAAATTCATGATATTGATATTGTGGTTGACCGCCTGGTGATTGAAGAAAAAGATGCCAAACGACTGTACACTTCCATCCAAACGGCTTTAAAAGTTGCCAAAGGCATCATCCGGATTGCAGATAAAGACAACAACGTTTTCTACTACAGTAAATACCTGATGGACCCGATCTCAGGAATTTCTTATGACGAGCCGCAGCCAAATACATTTTCATTTAATTCCCCGTATGGCGCCTGTGATAAATGCAACGGGCTGGGTTATATTTTCGAGGTAGATGAGGCATCGGTTATCCCCAATCCCAAACTAAATATCCTCAACGGTGGCCTTGCTCCTATCGGGGAATACCGCGAAACATGGATCTTCCAGGTGTTAAAGGCGCTTGCTAAAAAATACGAGTTCTCGCTATCAACCCCTATTGAAAAACTTTCACGAGATCACCTGGATATCATCCTGAATGGATCAACTGAAATGATAACCGTAGCCGTTGAGTACAACAAATGGAATGTGCAGAGTTACCAGGTAGCATTTGACGGTATTGTACGGATGCTGGAAGAACAGCAGGAACGCCGTGGCGACGAAGGCATGGATGATATGGAGAACTACAGGGTATTAAAAACCTGCACGACATGCGAAGGCGCCCGGCTGAAAAAAGAATCGCTGCATTTTAAGGTTGATGATAAAAACATATTTGAGCTGGCTTGCATGGACATCCGCACCCTGCAGGAATGGTTTGCCAACCTGGAAGGCCGTTTAACAGATCGCCAGAATGTCATCGCCAAAGAAATACTAAAGGAGATCCGCGCCAGGATAGTTTTTTTACTGGACGTTGGTTTAAGTTATTTAACACTCGACCGAACAGCCAAAACCCTGTCTGGTGGCGAGGCGCAACGCATCAGGCTGGCTACGCAGATCGGCTCACAGCTGATGAATGTAATGTATATTTTGGACGAACCGAGCATCGGCCTGCACCAGCGGGACAATGAGCGCCTGATCAACGCACTAAAAAATCTGCGCGACCTGGGCAATACCGTATTAGTGGTTGAACACGATAAGGATATGATCCTGCATGCCGATCATGTAATTGATATGGGCCCCGCGGCCGGCGTACACGGCGGTGAAATTGTTGCCCAGGGCACACCTGCCGAGCTAATGAAGCAGCATACCCTCACAACCTCCTATATCAACGGCGAGCGCGAAATAGCGATCCCTGAGAAGAGACGTGCAGGGACGGGTAAAATATTGAGCCTGAAAAAGGCAACAGGGCATAATTTAAAGAAAGTATCGGTTGATTTTCCATTAGGCAAGCTGATTGGTATTACCGGTGTATCCGGCAGCGGCAAATCAAGCCTGATCACTGAAACGTTATACCCGATACTGAACCACCATTTTTTCAGGGCTAAAAAACATCCGCTGCCTTATGAAAAAATAGAAGGTTTAGAGCATATTGACAAGGTAATTGAGATAGATCAAACGCCAATCGGCCGCACGCCGCGTTCAAACCCGGCAACATATACAGGGGTATTTTCGGATATCCGTAACCTTTATGTCCAATTGCCTGAATCAAGGATCAGGGGTTATAAGCCGGGCCGTTTTTCGTTCAACGTAAAGGGCGGGCGCTGCGAAACCTGCCAGGGTGCCGGCTTAAAGGTAATAGAAATGAACTTTTTGCCGGATGTGCAGGTGCCCTGCGAAGAATGCGGCGGCAGGCGCTACAATCGCGAAACACTGGAAGTGCGTTACCGGGGCAAATCCATCAGCGATGTGCTGGATATGAGTATTGAAGATGCAACCACATTTTTTGAACACATCCCGGCCATCTACCGCAAGGTAAAAACCCTGTTTGATGTGGGACTGGGTTATATCACTTTAGGGCAATCGTCCACTACACTATCAGGCGGCGAAGCGCAGCGCGTTAAACTGGCGACAGAACTTTCCAAAAAAGATACGGGGAATACTTTTTATATCCTTGACGAGCCAACAACCGGGCTTCACTTTGAGGACATCAACGTACTGCTCGGCGTGTTAAACCAACTGGTTGATAAAGGCAATACCGTACTGGTGATTGAGCATAACCTGGATGTAATTAAAGTAGTTGACCATGTGATCGACCTCGGCCCCGAAGGTGGCTCAGGCGGCGGTAAAATATTATTTTCCGGAACGCCGGAGGCTTTGTGCAAAGTAAAAGAAAGCTTTACAGGGCAGTTTTTGAAAAAGGAGATGAAAATTAAGTAG
- a CDS encoding lytic transglycosylase domain-containing protein produces MTKKHLITCSVIIVLVIISTLNIYSAMGSKTVVEPAVKPVINVPALAFKTVNFVPKSIAAENDFSFANEALPINDASVKRKLQRSLVKHNFRNVRTNILQTKALQLFPIIEPILKAYGIPDDFKYIPLVESGLCEGTSARGAKGIWQFMPGTARTYGLKVRDGVDERMNTRKSTIAACKYIKELYVEFNSWTLAAAAYNNGENQIERAINRQNEDNYFLMHLNGETAAYVYNIIAMKQIISQPGKYGYKTYLKPNELFAYN; encoded by the coding sequence ATGACTAAAAAACACTTGATTACGTGCTCCGTAATAATTGTGCTGGTTATCATTTCAACGCTTAATATTTACAGCGCAATGGGAAGCAAAACAGTGGTTGAACCGGCGGTAAAACCGGTAATCAACGTTCCTGCCCTTGCATTTAAAACTGTAAATTTTGTCCCAAAAAGCATTGCAGCCGAAAATGATTTTAGCTTCGCTAACGAAGCTTTGCCAATTAATGATGCCAGTGTAAAACGCAAATTACAGCGTTCGCTTGTTAAGCATAATTTCAGAAATGTAAGGACAAACATCCTCCAGACAAAAGCCCTGCAATTATTTCCCATCATTGAACCTATTTTAAAAGCCTACGGAATTCCCGATGACTTTAAATATATCCCCCTGGTTGAGTCGGGCCTTTGCGAAGGTACATCTGCAAGGGGAGCAAAGGGAATATGGCAGTTTATGCCAGGCACCGCGCGTACTTATGGCCTGAAAGTTCGGGACGGGGTTGATGAGCGCATGAATACCCGCAAATCAACCATCGCAGCTTGTAAATACATCAAAGAACTCTATGTGGAGTTTAATAGCTGGACTTTAGCTGCTGCGGCCTATAACAACGGAGAGAACCAGATTGAAAGGGCGATAAACAGGCAAAACGAGGATAATTATTTCCTGATGCATTTGAATGGCGAAACCGCAGCCTACGTGTATAACATTATTGCCATGAAACAAATTATCAGCCAGCCCGGAAAGTATGGCTATAAAACCTATTTAAAACCTAACGAGCTATTTGCGTATAACTGA